A genomic window from Prunus persica cultivar Lovell chromosome G2, Prunus_persica_NCBIv2, whole genome shotgun sequence includes:
- the LOC18786688 gene encoding probable fructokinase-7 isoform X1 has translation MAPTGCSCFPVTLERSKKGSFKFVRSSSSVAGSSKSFSFKKRSTQEKKALIVCFGEMLIDFVPITAGVSLADAEGFKKAAGGAPANVAVGISRLGGSAAFMGKVGKDEFGYMLADILKENNVDYSGMRFDPNARTALAFVTLRSDGEREFMFYRNPSADKLLHEKELDVNLIKKADIFHYGSISLIEEPCRSAHLAAMDIAKKAGCILSYDPNLRLPLWPSAEAAQQGIMSIWNQADIIKISEEEIEFLTGGDDPYDDDVVMKKLYHPNLKLLIVTEGAAGCRYYTKEFKGKVEGIKADAVDTTGAGDSFVGAILNSWGSDLNLYKDEKRLREALLFANACGALTVQKKGAIPAMPTKEAVDQFLHQTTA, from the exons ATGGCCCCAACAGGTTGCAGCTGCTTCCCAGTGACACTCGAGCGATCCAAAAAGGGTAGCTTCAAGTTTGTTAGGAGTTCCTCCTCTGTTGCTG GTTCATCtaaatcattttcttttaagaaaaGGAGCACCCAAGAGAAAAAAGCACTGATTGTTTGCTTTGGGGAGATGTTGATCGATTTCGTCCCAATTACTGCTGGAGTTTCTCTTGCAGATGCAGAAGGTTTCAAAAAAGCTGCTGGTGGAGCTCCTGCTAATGTTGCAGTTGGAATATCAAGATTAGGAGGCTCAGCAGCTTTTATGGGCAAG GTTGGTAAAGATGAATTTGGATACATGTTGGCTGATATTCTGAAAGAAAACAATGTGGACTATTCCGGCATGCGTTTTGACCCAAATGCAAGGACTGCATTGGCATTTGTTACACTCAGAAGTGACGGGGAACGTGAATTCATGTTCTACCGCAACCCAAGTGCTGATAAGCTTCTTCATGAGAAAGAACTTGACGTGAATCTCATAAAAAAG GCTGACATTTTTCACTATGGATCGATTAGTTTGATAGAGGAACCATGCAGATCAGCTCATCTTGCTGCAATGGACATTGCCAAAAAGGCTGGTTGTATCCTCTCTTATGATCCAAACCTGAGATTGCCACTGTGGCCATCTGCAGAGGCTGCTCAGCAAGGCATTATGAGCATATGGAACCAAGCTGACATTATTAAG ATAAGTGAGGAAGAAATTGAGTTCTTGACTGGAGGTGATGATccttatgatgatgatgtggtCATGAAAAAACTTTATCACCCCAATCTGAAGCTTCTGATAGTAACTGAAGGGGCAGCAGGCTGCAGATACTATACAAAG GAATTTAAGGGTAAGGTTGAAGGCATCAAAGCTGATGCTGTTGACACTACTGGTGCCGGTGATTCGTTTGTCGGTGCCATACTCAACAGCTGGGGTTCAGACCTAAATCTGTACAAG gaTGAAAAAAGGTTGAGAGAAGCTCTCTTGTTTGCCAATGCATGTGGTGCTCTCACGGTGCAAAAGAAAGGAGCTATACCAGCAATGCCCACAAAAGAAGCTGTCGACCAATTTCTTCACCAAACCACTGCTTGA
- the LOC18786688 gene encoding probable fructokinase-7 isoform X2 — translation MCSSKSFSFKKRSTQEKKALIVCFGEMLIDFVPITAGVSLADAEGFKKAAGGAPANVAVGISRLGGSAAFMGKVGKDEFGYMLADILKENNVDYSGMRFDPNARTALAFVTLRSDGEREFMFYRNPSADKLLHEKELDVNLIKKADIFHYGSISLIEEPCRSAHLAAMDIAKKAGCILSYDPNLRLPLWPSAEAAQQGIMSIWNQADIIKISEEEIEFLTGGDDPYDDDVVMKKLYHPNLKLLIVTEGAAGCRYYTKEFKGKVEGIKADAVDTTGAGDSFVGAILNSWGSDLNLYKDEKRLREALLFANACGALTVQKKGAIPAMPTKEAVDQFLHQTTA, via the exons ATGT GTTCATCtaaatcattttcttttaagaaaaGGAGCACCCAAGAGAAAAAAGCACTGATTGTTTGCTTTGGGGAGATGTTGATCGATTTCGTCCCAATTACTGCTGGAGTTTCTCTTGCAGATGCAGAAGGTTTCAAAAAAGCTGCTGGTGGAGCTCCTGCTAATGTTGCAGTTGGAATATCAAGATTAGGAGGCTCAGCAGCTTTTATGGGCAAG GTTGGTAAAGATGAATTTGGATACATGTTGGCTGATATTCTGAAAGAAAACAATGTGGACTATTCCGGCATGCGTTTTGACCCAAATGCAAGGACTGCATTGGCATTTGTTACACTCAGAAGTGACGGGGAACGTGAATTCATGTTCTACCGCAACCCAAGTGCTGATAAGCTTCTTCATGAGAAAGAACTTGACGTGAATCTCATAAAAAAG GCTGACATTTTTCACTATGGATCGATTAGTTTGATAGAGGAACCATGCAGATCAGCTCATCTTGCTGCAATGGACATTGCCAAAAAGGCTGGTTGTATCCTCTCTTATGATCCAAACCTGAGATTGCCACTGTGGCCATCTGCAGAGGCTGCTCAGCAAGGCATTATGAGCATATGGAACCAAGCTGACATTATTAAG ATAAGTGAGGAAGAAATTGAGTTCTTGACTGGAGGTGATGATccttatgatgatgatgtggtCATGAAAAAACTTTATCACCCCAATCTGAAGCTTCTGATAGTAACTGAAGGGGCAGCAGGCTGCAGATACTATACAAAG GAATTTAAGGGTAAGGTTGAAGGCATCAAAGCTGATGCTGTTGACACTACTGGTGCCGGTGATTCGTTTGTCGGTGCCATACTCAACAGCTGGGGTTCAGACCTAAATCTGTACAAG gaTGAAAAAAGGTTGAGAGAAGCTCTCTTGTTTGCCAATGCATGTGGTGCTCTCACGGTGCAAAAGAAAGGAGCTATACCAGCAATGCCCACAAAAGAAGCTGTCGACCAATTTCTTCACCAAACCACTGCTTGA
- the LOC18786447 gene encoding agamous-like MADS-box protein AGL6: MGRGRVELKRIENKINRQVTFSKRRNGLLKKAYELSVLCDAEVALIIFSSRGKLHEFGSAGMTKTLERYQHSCFNPEENSTEREAQSWYQEVTKLKAKYESLLRTQRQLLGEDLGPLNVKELQNLEKQLEGALAQARQRKTQLMIEQMEDLRKKERHLGDLNKQLRVKLETEGQNLKAIQNMWSSNAAAGSSSFSFHSSQTNPMDCQPHEPVLQIGYHQYLPAEGPSISKSMACETNFIQGWVL, encoded by the exons ATGGGGAGGGGGAGAGTGGAGCTGAAGAGAATAGAGAACAAGATCAACAGGCAGGTgactttctcaaagagaagaaatggTTTGCTCAAGAAAGCCTATGAACTCTCTGTGCTTTGTGATGCTGAGGTTGCCCTCATCATCTTCTCTAGCCGTGGCAAGCTCCATGAGTTTGGAAGTGCTGG TATGACCAAAACCCTCGAACGATACCAACATTCCTGCTTCAATCCTGAGGAAAACAGCACTGAACGTGAAGCACAG AGCTGGTATCAAGAAGTCACAAAACTGAAGGCTAAATATGAATCCCTTCTGCGCACTCAAAG GCAATTGCTTGGGGAAGATCTCGGACCACTGAATGTGAAGGAGTTGCAAAATCTTGAAAAACAACTTGAAGGAGCTCTTGCACAGGCCAGGCAAAGGAAG ACACAGCTTATGATTGAACAAATGGAGGACCTGCGCAAAAAG GAGCGTCACCTTGGAGATCTTAACAAGCAGCTGAGGGTCAAG CTGGAGACAGAAGGACAAAATCTTAAAGCCATCCAAAACATGTGGAGCTCGAATGCAGCAGCTGGAAGTAGCAGCTTTTCTTTCCATTCTTCCCAAACCAACCCCATGGACTGCCAACCTCATGAACCTGTCTTGCAAATAGG GTACCATCAATATCTTCCTGCTGAGGGGCCTTCGATTTCGAAGAGCATGGCTTGTGAGACCAACTTCATCCAGGGATGGGTTCTTTGA